In Oryza sativa Japonica Group chromosome 1, ASM3414082v1, the genomic stretch GGTATTTGATGATATTCTGTTTCTCTGAAACCTGAAAAGTACCACTTAAACTCTGAAGTATCTGACTATTGAATGCATTCATTTGTTCCCGTGGCAACTTAATATAATCAACAGCAGGAAGAGCTTCAAACGGAAGCATAGGGACTGTCTCTACAGCTTTATCTCCTTTCCTACCAGGCATAACTGGTTTAACAGCAAGATCTGTTGGATGCCAGAATGCTGCAGAGATGTCAGATGGCTCGGAACCAGCTGCGGCACCTGAAGTTGTCTTTGCTCGTTGTGCTTTCCTCATACAAATACTTGGTGGAGTGGCCACCACATCAAGATTTTCTGAACAATTATGTTCAGTTTTTATCATGGTTTCAGCCTTAACTGGGCCTTCATCTGTGAGCATATCCATCTGATTACTCATGCAGTTCTCTTCATTACCATCAGTGCCTTGAGTGGAAAGTTTTTCATCTTCTGCGGATCCAGGATTGTCTGATCCATCATTGTCATCAGGTGCATCACCTTCTGGATTTTCACCAAAATCAAGTTCCATATCATTGTTTTCAATCTTAACTTCTGTATCATTCTCAGAAGCTTCTGTAGGGTGTCGCCTGTAGTTCTCCTTGTCTTTTTCTCTCTGCAAATTCCTCTTAGCTACACGAGACATCCTGAGGATATTTACACCCTTCAATCCATCAGCCTTACAGGAAGGTTTTGCATTGTTTTTCTTACCACTTAGCATATTCTTAACAGGGGTGAACACCTTAGCAGAATTTTCGTCCTTCTTCCGTAGGCCATCACGGGGCTTGGGTGGTGTGGACTGTCTAGAAGGTTTATCACCATTTCTCTCAACTAAATATGGTGTAGCAGAAAGGTCGACCATGTTGTCAAAGGCAGGCTGAGGAGGTAAAGGAATAATTGACATTCTGCTCCTCCAAAAGTGATGCTCGCATAGTTCAGACCACTGTAATCTTTCAGCAGGATCTTTCATGAGTAAGCAATTGATCAGATTTTGAAAGGATCTTGAGGGGTTATCAGGCAAAGGTGGTGTAGGATCTGAAATTATAGATTTGACTAGCTGGGTAAATTCATTAGCCACAAAAGGGGGCCTTCCTGAATAGCATTCATACAATACACAACCAAGTGCCCAGAAATCTGAAGCATATGAATGCACTCCTCCCTCTTGGAACAACTCAGGAGCCATATAACATGGAGTCCCCTTCAAAGGTTGCGGCACCTACACGAGGAGAAATTAAGCTGGGAAAATAATCAAATGTAGATGGAAACACAAGGAAATGAAATGAGATACAAAAGGAAAATGGAAGCTCACATCTCCAGGATTGGTCTTCTCTATGTCTTTCAAACGCCTTGCTAATCCAAAATCGCACAGCTAGAAAATTAAAGAAATATATATCGTTAGTTACAAGCTATTGCCTCACTGTATGAATTATTTGATCCAGTAAGTACCTTCATGCACCCAGATTCATCAAGTAAAACATTTGATGGTTTCAGATCACAATATATAATTCCTTGTGAATGCAAGAACCTAAAGTCCAAATTGTTTTGACAAATAAGATTTCACACATCATACAGTAGAAATAATGAAACAAGGAAAGAAACTTTACTGAAGAGCTTTCACAAGATCATAAGCCAAGTCATGTATAGAATTTTCAGGCAGCTTCTTATCCTGCAGGTCATTGAAGAAATGTAAAATGTTCATATGCAAATATACTAACACAAAATACTAAAAATTTGGGTACATATTAGAGCATACTTAAATGTGACATGTACATAAATAGACAGCCAAAGCAAAAGTTTTTAACCTGTCAGTTTGACAATGAATTTTCCTTCCattctactacctccatcccaaaatataagaagttttagggttAAGCCCGTATGAAGAttgagggggaggggaggctgtgattggttgagaaaagaAAGTAAATAGAGAAATTAAATGggggaaggttgtgattggttaagaagAGAATGTAggtgaagaagttgttatattttgggatggaaggagtaccagctataagctaaaaaaaatgaacatgtttttttaaaaaatttcttaAGGAGCAAACAAAAGACATCTCAGCatgcacagagagagagagagagagaaatatttGTAAATGAAGCAAATGCAAATCAAATACAAACGTGTGCTATTGTACAAGTAAACAGCTGACAGCGTGCTTTGAACTAGAAAATGGTATGCTGCTTAAACTGACAAGCGAGATACCTGCTCAAGCAAGCCCTTTAGGTCTCCACCAACGCAGTACTCCAGTATTAACCAAAAATGAGCTGAGGTTTCGTACCTGGTACAACAGGTACAGGCATAAGTATGGTTTGTAGTACAATGTTAAGGGAACAATAACGATGATTGCAACCAAACTGCCAGACTATACTTGTCATTATTGTTCTAAAAAGTGAACTGCTTGCCATTATTGCACCACAACACTAGTCCCCTAGAAACGTACCATGAGTAAAATTTCAGAACATTCGGATGATCTAAGGAATGAAGCATTCGGACCTGCAAAGAAAAGTTCAGAAGTACTATTAGTGGAGTAAGCAAACATCCTCATTCCTCAGGCTCATTAACTATTTTTCTTACCATGCTAGCTAaaagattattttttaattgaagACTAGAACATGTGCTCATCTTCTATCCAGAAAATATTATCTAAACTACTGATCTTCACCCTTAAGCGCTTTGCTCAAAGAGAAGGTACATTCCTGACCAAATAACATAACATTTGACAGCACACCAAATGTAACTTATGTTGCCTCATTTCATCTTCTCTAGAAATGGCTATAAGAAATAGATTGTTTCGCACGATTATCAGGAAATCAAAATCTAAACAGCATCCCAGCTTAAGCATGTAAAGTGCTTTTTCCCAGGAAATAAATAGCGATCCACTAGTACATCAAGATACTATATAACGAACAATGTAACATTCTGCCCATTTAAACAACATCAGCTTACAAGGAAACTCTGCACTCTGCATGCCCAGAAAACAGCGGTTAACGAAAGCCACGGTATCCACACAGTCTAAAACAGTCACTTAAACTATCAAATCAATCTTGGATATCATATCACGATTTGCTTCCGGGAAATCCATAGGCACCCGCAGATCAAATCACTCCAAGGACCATTTCACGGACCAAATTAACCAGGCCCGCCAGGAGCCAAGCCCTCCGATTCAAAATATCCCCACCCAAAATCGCGGCGGCGCATGCCTACCAGCTACTACTGATGAAAGAGCAGGGAGACGACGGCGCCGCGCTCACCTCATTGAGGACCTTGGACCGCTGCGACTTGTCGACGCTCTTGACGGCGAAGTACTCGATGCTCTTCTTCTTCCGCCCCTTGTACACCGTCTTCCGGACCAccgcacccaaaaaaaaaaaaacaccaaaaacAAATCAGAAATCTCACCCATCTGCACCCAATCcgagcggatccgggggcgcgGGGAACACAGGGAAGACGAGGAGAGGAAGGCGGAGAGGGGGGTTACCGAGTGCTTGCCGCGGCCGATGGCCTCGTAGACGTGGAAGTTGTTCATGGcggagcaccaccaccaccagcagcagcttctcctcctcctcttctcgtcGACTTCTCGTCGACCtctcgtcgacggcgacggctagggtttgcgaTTTGAGGCGGAGGAatggggggggagagagagagagagagagagagcgggatTTCGATTTGAGATTGGCGCTCGCTCGATCGGCTAGTTTTGGAGTTTTGGGGCGTTCCGTTTCGGCGTagttttttcaaactttttttttttcgtcttcgggttgtgtttttttttcggaTGGGTCCTTCGCTTTTCTCCATATTAATACGAAGTCCCCGTCTTGCGACTCGGTGCCTCGGTGGGTGCAACGGCTACAAGATTTCTTTGCCTTTTTTGAACGCAACAGCGATGGAACCATCTACCAAGGAAGTGTTTTTTTAGCAAAAGAATAGTCCCATATGGTTATGATTATGTGACAATTATGTGGATTTGGTCTAAACCTAATGTGACTGATGTACCCATTTTTAGTGttttaagataaaatttaaGCTCTCTTGGATAGATTAGTTTTTTTACTCCCTATTTTCAGCTTATTAAACCAAAAACAAATTCTAAAGGAGAGATTATACGTAATCTCTTGTTGATACCTGTTTGGATTAATGTCAAAATGTGCCCATATGTAGCTTATAAATAGTAAATGTGTTAGTTTGATTTGAAGCCAAATGATTGGTAATGCCCATGCTTAAATTGGCAATAATTCTAGAACTCTATTCACagtaatatatatatgggtTAATTAGATACATGCCATGAAAATTTTGCCGGTTTTGAAATATGCCATTACTATTTACGTATTTGGAATGATGCCATTGCTATTTGTTGTAATCTTAGTGGTGCCGCTAAGATACGTATTTTGCATGTATTGGACGAAAATGCCCTCATCTTctacctctctccctcttctctcatctTCTAGCTCTTTCCCCGCTGCTTCTACTCtggcgccgtcaccgccgctgtTGCTgtcgctgccgctcgccgctccgccgccgccgctcgctccacCGCTGCTGCTCGCTGTTGCTGCCGCTCCGCCACCGCTCGCGCCGCTCGCTGCTGCCGTCGgtcgcttcgccgccgccgctcacgccacttcgccgccgccgctcgccgcacgCTGCTGCCGCTcactgcgccgccgctcgctccgccgctgctgctcgctgttgccgccgctccgccaccgccgccgcagctcgcgccgctcgccgccgccgccggtcgcttcgccgccgccgctcgcgccacttcgccgccgccgctcgctccaccgccgccgctcgcgccgctcgccgttgccgccgatTGCTCCGCTCGTtgttgccgccgctccgccgccgcgccgctcgctcCACCGCTGCAGCCGCTTGCTCCgctcgctgctgccgccgctccgccgccaccagtTCTCTGAGCTGTGGaagaaaggagggggagaaaaagaaggaaagaagggtaatttggtccaaattttttcataaatggTTGGTAGTGGCATATCTTAAATATTTGTAAAATTGCAATGGTATGGTTCCAAATACGCGAACACTGATAGCATATTTCAAATCCGGCAAATTTTTAATGGCATATATCTAATTAACCCTATATATATTGTCTCCCAATAACATCAATGCAAACACATTCACCTTTAATACTACCCTACCAAAACATTAGTAGTGTCAAAATTTGCTTAAATTTTGGTACGGTACTAAGCCAAACAAGCCCATAATCTTCCACATCTTCCCTGATTTGAACGTGCTtatcgtaaaaaaaaaaccatgattAAATTATTGAACTATGGAGGACTGGAGGCTATAAATTATAATCTAAtttgagtttaattccaaaagaATATTACGAGCCCTTAGCCCGGTCAAAATATCGGGCGTGGAAAGCCGCCATTCTATATCAGCTTCATGCTAGAGCACCTCTGCTGTTGATTCAGTAATTCACTTCTAAATTTCTAGGACAAAATTTCTATGTTTCCTTTCCTAAATAATATGTGGAGCTCCAGAGTCCAGATTCCGGCCATTGGATCAAGCCATCCGAGCACCGTATCGCGTCATTAGCCCTGCACAATTTCAGAACTTCCAGCAGGAAGAACACGGGAAGACTATCGAAGTGTGTACTCAGAAAGCTTATTTGCAACTGTCAACTTGGGAGAATTGCCCTTCAAAGCTATTCGTCAGCTTCTCGGCAGCTGCTTCTACCCTCTGATTGTCCTGAAATTAAGGTAAATAAATGAACTCTGTAAAACTACTGCTCTGGGGAATTAGATGTAGTACTCCATACTGGAaatgcatactccctccatcccaaaataaatcaacctaAGGCAGGATGTAACATtacctagtacaatgaatctggacaagggCATATCCGGATTCGTTGTACTAAGTAGTGTCACATCATAGCATAGATTAGCTAGAAACTAAGGTGTCCCATTAGTGCACAAACAGGACAAGCTTACATCTGTATGCAAATTAGTTGTTGGTGGTTAACGATTGTCTTTGCTTTGATTAAAACAAGGGTGCCAAAAAAGTACATAACTTCTCTTATGTTATTTCCAAAGAACTCGTAAAGACAAAAGTTTTACATGCTAGTATGCTGTTCTGCGGAATAAATGGAGTCTGCTACAAAGAGATCGAGCACATACCTTCCCAATAAAACTCACAACCAAAGGCCCAGATCTTGAGATCCGATAACAACCTGCACGTCAAAAACATTAACCACCAGATCAgaaattttgcaaaatcatttccCACAAAGAAAATAATGGGAGCATCAAATCATACCTATGTATACATCAGAAAAATCTATGCATAGTTTTGCAACCACTGGGGCAATTTTAACCTGAAAAAGAACACAGTAAAAGTTTATCAGATACTGAGATACATAATGAAGTACTTCTCCAAAAGTAAAAGTTCCAATTAACTTGCTAGTTAATTGGAGAAAATTTTCTCCAAGAAGTGAGAAAATTCCCTACAGGATTTTccaagaagttttttttttctttttgagaattAATGGATAAGGTGGATACTAAACGTAAAAATGGAATTAACAAGTGTGCAATATTTATCCAATAGTTGCCAGGAAAGTAACATCTAGGATTGAAGGAAGGTAAAGACAAATAGTGAAATATAAAACAGCTACACAAAGAAACAATCGCGAGGCATAGCATTTGGTCAAAATCAAGATTATTGAGATACTACATCAATAGGGGTCATTTACATTGTTCTATTTTAATGATTGATAAGTGAAATTATTTAAGACCAAACATACTATAATGATCTATTTTGGAACTGACAGGGATAAAATATGAAGGAACTGATTCTGATAACACAACTAGAATAAAAACAAAGCAAATTCTGACTGAGTCGAAGAGACATACATCTAATAGCGACGTGCAGAGATGCTTTGACACAAAAGATTTAGCCATCACTAAACCGCTCTCTTGTGTGTCTAGAAGACAACCCCACTCCGTTTCAAGCTCATCCACATTAGTTGCAGCGAGAATGACCACATTTTTGCATTTGATCTGCATAAGAAACCAGTTATCTATaagacaaatgaaaaaaaaaggaagcaatTTCCGACTCTCTTTTCATAGTTTACAGTAGGCATTTTCGTCACTTCCTAATTGGATGTCAGGCTTTTCATTCAGGCATACTTACTAAACTTTGGATATATGTTAATACCTCTGTCCcgaaatataagggattttggtatGCGACTTAATAAATGTGCATGGACCTTGTTACTACATCAGATTATATCATTGGCACATGCTAACTTTGGAGAAATTACACCCCTTGTAAAGCCAAAAATATGTTCACCAAATATGTATTTCAGAAGTAATTCAAAGAAATGCATTAAAACAACATAACGTACCAATGGCAACGGTAGCATTTTGTGATGCAATAATTCCGTAATACCTTCTGGCAACAAAGCCATCTGAAAGAGATGTGGAGTTAAATGATAATACTGCAGCTTGCACTATGCTAGAATAAACATGCACAGCACTAGATATTCAAGAATTTAATTGTATTTGCGAACCAGATTACCTCATTTCGATCACCAGTGTAATTGTCTCCTATCAGTTGACTAAGGTATTCTTCAAACTCTTCATCAGGAGCCtatgaaaattcaaattaaacATGTTGATAACAGTAAATGGCATTTGTGATTTGTTCAGTCAAATTCATGAAGCAACCATTTAGTGTATGACAACAGTTCAAGGCTATGCACATTTTTCCAACAGAACCAGCAAGAGAGCTGAAAGCTATGCACACTGAGGACTTTCTATATTTCAAAGGGCTGTCATAAGAATATTTTCATGTGAAACTGCAACCAATAGAGCAACAAGCTTTCGATTTGTCATCTGAAATAAGAAATGCAGCAAATGCACAAAACAATACTAGGAACAATGATTTTATACAAAGACAAACATGAATGACCACTCTAATAAGACATTGCTGAATTACTTGTATCACTAGAAGCAAGATGATTTTAGAATAAAGGAACACTGAAGAGCAGAAGCTCAGCACAAAGTAGAGGCACAGCAGAACTAGAGCAGAAGGATAAAGGTGATCATGACTAACAATTAGGCTGGGAACCTACTATAACAAATCCTACAGCGAAAAGTTTCAATGAACGCACCAGACGAACTCCAAATGCTTTTGCAACGCCAGCCAGCGAAATGTCTGAATGTAAAGGCCCAAGTCCTCCAACAAGAAACACCTGAAATACAATGTGAATATCATCACACACAttattaatccaaaaacttcaTAAAATGAAAAGGTCGATAAGCTAACCATGTCATCTGTAGATTTGCAACGTTCAACTTCTTCAGCAACAGAATCAATCTGCATAACAATAATTTCTGTTAGATATTATGTGCCAGAAAACTGGCAAAGTTGGCAAGTAGATTGCATAGTTCACAGCAGTTGCAAGTAGGCTGCAAGCTCCCACATGGAGCCTATAGGACATACAACTATTTCGATTCATTTAACTTATCTTACTTCATTGGAAACAACTGCTACATGAGAAACTCGCCAGCCAATTGCATGAAGCTTCTTGCACAAGCCTGCACCTAGCTTATCCTCAACTGTGCCGAACCTGAAATACCACGCACGTGTATCAATAATTGTATAAAACAACTGTCAATGAATCATTTACACAAAAAACAATAAACCAGAGTATCAGCACGGCAACACCAAATTCTCCAACAGTAGTAAagaaaaatccttatattttgagCTTTGGAATGCCTGGTTGCACTTTGAATTGACTTTTAATGATTCTGAACACAGACAAATGAGTCAATGAAACTCATTCCACTATCATTTTCCCCCCTAGAAATGAAGATGTTTCTACTGTATCAAATAGCGGGAGAGGTATAAACACAGCTGATCGCATTTGCTCTTCAGTGTCCAAACTACTGATAAAATATACTTGTTGCATTTATCCAAAAGGCAATgccaaaaaataaactaaattagTGTAAATGTACCATAAatttcagagagagagagagagagagagagaggccagTGTGCCAGTAGCCCAGTACTGCCAAAGAAAAGGCTGTTGGAACTGCAAGAACCTTGGAATGACAGAATTATATCTGTAGAGGCAAATTGGAAAGATTACTCACAATATTTCATCACCAACTACAATGATCGACGCTGAGCGTGAGATCGTCTGTTCCACCTCAGTACTGTTTGTACCATTGCTTGAAACAGAACTAATATTCTTCTTTGTTCTGCCAGCTCTTTCAAGCCTTCCGTCTGATAACATGTATGCTGGCCTAAAACTTTTCCCAGTTGTTGAATCACAAAGAAGCGCATTGGGAACAGTATCATATATGCTTCCAATGGAAGTATACCTAGAAACAACACAAGTACATGACATTGTAAGATAAACTAGAAAGTTTATATGGAAATCTATATAGCACTCTCAAGTGGCTTAAATTACAAGGTAACTTTACATAGCTGATGTTCCACAAGccattttatataaatttatttaaagtaACAACATGATAAACGGCATTTTTTGACCCCATAGGTATCGATACGCTAAACATTCAACAGAAGTTATGCATACAGACCATTAAAATTTTGGATTATGAACATGAAAAGGAAACCTACCCTTGATCATAGAGGCTGCAGTATTTCACCTTACAGGTCAACAGGAAAGACCAAACATCCCTGAGGCAGAAGTATAGTGTTCCTTagcacatgaatattagcagACTAGGAGGCACCTTTTGATTGATTTACATGATCAGGAGGAAAACCTGTATGACCAGTCCAATATAGGATTGACCCTCATGAAAGGAGGCCAGCCAGGTGAACTAGGCGAGAACTGCTCTTGACCAACCTATAATCCCAAACTGTAGTAAGTAATAGGTTTATCGGGAGTCTAGGGACATCAATAAGTGAAAGGTCTATGGGCATGAGGATTGGACATAACAAGTCTATCGAGATTTGAAGAGCAACTAAACAAGGGAACAAGAAAATTACTGCATTTGGATCGCCAATTCTAGTACCAATAAAAATTGCTTTAGTAGGCCTCTCTTTCAATAGGCCTTCTAGGCCAGACTTAAAATCCGAGCGGATAGTTTCCAGTGGCAAACCATAACTGTGGAGAACGGAGGACAAAGAATATTTCATTTAACTTCTCAAGGttagcaaataaacaaagaCAACGAATCTTAGTGATTTCTTACGTTGAGACAGTTTCATAAGTGAATGAGTTGATTTCAGGGAAAGCACAAGGGCTCTCAAAATAGATGGTGCGCACAGGACAGTTTTGGATAGTATTCATTTCGACTTCACCATCAGAGCTTGATTTGTGGAGGTAGTAGCCAGCCCGAAGTAAATGCAACAGAACCTATTGATATATAGCATTCATATCTTGTTAAACTTGCTAATAGAAAAAACCGTCACTTAACATACAGAAGAAAAATGACAAGCAAGAGAGATTATAAAGATATTACTGTTGAATCCTTCCCACCATTAAAGCTGAAGGCAACTTCCTCAAACCTGGAAAATGAAATTTCTGAGAATGAGATTTAGGATGTTCCTGTATTCAATGTATATATAAAATGAGAGCATTCAAACCAACCCCACCCTCTATTGAATATCCATCCTGGACAAGTGCAGAAccatttaaaaaaactaaataggGAAATTAAAGGATAGGGTGCCAAAAAGAACTGTCAATATGCATTTGGGGAACATCTGCCTTGTGCCTTATTCACATAATCCAGGTATAACTGGTTGAAGTTTTCAAAGAAGACTAAGTCCCCGTGCACTGCAATGATATTTAAACTCCCCACCAGCCATTACTTATATCATGTTCAACACAACTGGACATCCCACATTCCAGTTATTCAAGAAGTTTGCATGATTAGAATTATAATTCATCATTCACTGAAAAAATCTTTAGTGTCCTACAGAAATGTCATTATGACCTTACCAAAATATACTCTGCATTGGAACAGCATGAAGATTTGGATCAGAACATGTACACCATCATACTTACAAGCTAAAAACATAGCAGTCACACAACCCAGTTGGCATGATAAATGTGCCTGATAGTATAGTTAGGAGAAAAGGTAAAAATTTGACTCCAACTATGTGATTTCAAACACTCGACATCCTCAAGAAATTGGTAGGCAGTGTTGCATTTTCACTCGAATTACATATTCTGAGCCGCTTGAGATATAGAAACTgaaactaaaattgaaagtttatgaaTCGATGCATGTAATTTTGGAAGCTACTTTAAAGCATGCAGGCACATACTTTCATCACAGACTCAGATTATTTAGCTCAAAATTTGCAGATGTATTCCTCTGCAAAGGAAATGTGGAAACACTGGATGGACCTTTCCCTGGTTTAAGATGACGTGACAAACAAGCATCATGGGTTTTCACTCCCCGTATGGATGTAGTTTGATTTAGAATCTCCTTTCTCATCCAAAGAAACTCGATTTTAAGTTAAGTGTTGACTAAAAAAGGAAACAGTTTACAACTCACAAAATGGATGTATAAATATTTAGCTCATCAGAACTGGCATAAGAACAGCCGATACAACCTGACTAGCCAACAACGAAAACAATGTACCTACTCCCGTTGTATCCTGGACAGCATTCAAGACACAGGTACTTTAATCCGTGGTCCGAATCAACTGAAAATACAGTTCGACAGAGCAATCCAGCCGAAATCCAATCGATCGAGACTAGACGATTGTTGCGGCAGCCAATCCAAATAGTCTAGACCGTCCTAAAAAATTGCTACTAGTTGATGTTCAGAAACTATAACAGCATACACCATTGCACAAAGGGGATTAAGAAATCGAACAGGCAAATAGGGATGAATTTTCTGTTGGTAAGGACACACAAATTTAGAATGCATATCGGGATTAAACAGCTGCAGCGACCTGCAGTTTGGGATCTAAACCCCCAAGTCGATATTCCTCTCTCCAATCTGTGATTACCACATTTATCCCCAAATCCATCCGAGCTGGATGAACCAGCCAAACCAACCCACTCGTTACGGGGCACGCGCCAAACCAAACCCGACCCGATCGCGGAAAGCAGCAACCCCAACAAATATCGCGTTGATCATCATCGAGCTaagacaccaccaccaccatcaccgctACCACACGAATCTagtgagaggggagggggggaggagggggggggcgCGTACGGGTAGAGCGCGAAGGCTCGCTGCACGACGTAGACGGCGTTGTCGTACTTGGTCCGCAGGCGGCGGTCGCTGCTCCCCCGCACCGCCCGGTCGATCTCCATCCCCACACCttactcctccctcctcctcctcctcctcctccggagaGATGCCGAGCCGGCGCGGAGAAACGACCAGGGGGGGCCTCTCCACCGCAGAGGaacacggccgccgccgcggcggaggggagggtggagagctccgccgccttctaccgccgccgccgcggcgctgcgTAGGAggagcggggaggggaggggaggcttGGCCTGGCCTCCAcaaagggaagggaaggggaggaggggagtggATAGACGGGGGCACGTTTGCGGATGCTGTTTCTGCGTCGGGGCCTTTTTTCCGCTTCGCTTTCGTTTCGATGATAGTACTCCTCTTTTCTATCgttctcttctccttctcccacTCTTCCGATGTTCTTCTCGTCTCGCGCGCGTTCGGGTAGGTGGACCCGGCACGCCGCTGACGTGGTGGTCTGGACCGGAAATCCTCcgactactccatccgtcccaaaatgtaggaTGGGTTGtttgggcctgtttagatcctccaTAACTTCTTTTAACCTCTCACATtgtttggatacatatataaaatattaaatatagataatataaaacactaattacacagattataggtaaattacgagacgaatcttttaagcctaattgatcAATGATTTGAcgctaatgacatattaattaggcttaataaattcatttcgcaatttacatgcggattctataatttgttttgttattagactatacgtttaatacttcaaatgtgtatttgtatatccgatgtgacacgacaaaatttttcaccccttgatctaaacacagccttactatattttaagatagaggTAGTAACcacttacttcctccgtctcataaaaaacaaatctacaTCTAAGTACTatgaatttatatatatatatatatatgtatatatatatatatatgtatgtatgtatgtatgtatgtatgtatgtatgtatgtatatatatatatatatatatatatatatatatatatatatatatatatatatatatatatatatatatatatatatatatatatatatatatatatatatatatatatatatatatatatatatatatatatatatatatatatatatatatatatatatatatatatgtatgtatgtatgtatatatatatatatatatgtatgtatatatatatatatgtatgtatgtatatatatatatatgtatgtatatatatatatatgtatgtatatatatgtatatatatatatatgtatgtatgtatgtatgtatgtat encodes the following:
- the LOC4326240 gene encoding uncharacterized protein; the encoded protein is MEIDRAVRGSSDRRLRTKYDNAVYVVQRAFALYPFEEVAFSFNGGKDSTVLLHLLRAGYYLHKSSSDGEVEMNTIQNCPVRTIYFESPCAFPEINSFTYETVSTYGLPLETIRSDFKSGLEGLLKERPTKAIFIGTRIGDPNAVGQEQFSPSSPGWPPFMRVNPILDWSYRDVWSFLLTCKVKYCSLYDQGYTSIGSIYDTVPNALLCDSTTGKSFRPAYMLSDGRLERAGRTKKNISSVSSNGTNSTEVEQTISRSASIIVVGDEILFGTVEDKLGAGLCKKLHAIGWRVSHVAVVSNEIDSVAEEVERCKSTDDMVFLVGGLGPLHSDISLAGVAKAFGVRLAPDEEFEEYLSQLIGDNYTGDRNEMALLPEGITELLHHKMLPLPLIKCKNVVILAATNVDELETEWGCLLDTQESGLVMAKSFVSKHLCTSLLDVKIAPVVAKLCIDFSDVYIGCYRISRSGPLVVSFIGKDNQRVEAAAEKLTNSFEGQFSQVDSCK